One Flavobacteriales bacterium genomic window, TCGCCAGACTCAAAAATATTCTTTAAATGCAATCCGATTGTATCCGAATCTTTTTCAAATATCTCAGCCATCTGAGTTTGAGACAACCAAATAGTATCGCCATCAAATTTTACATCAACCTGACTTTGACCATCTACAGCCTTATAAATTACTATTTGACTTTCCTCGCTCATGCCCCTAAATCCCCTAAAGGGGACTGATTATCGTTTAATTTTGTCTTTATGTCTTCGATTACGATGTCTAAGTTATTAATGATTTCTTTGTTCTGAAACCTAATCACTTCTATTCCAAATTGATTAATGAGATAGGTTCTCATCTCATCGTATTCTTTTGCTTCTTCGGAATCGTGAACTCCGCCATCTAGTTCAATTACCAACTTATGCGTGTGACAATAAAAATCTGCAATAAAGTTAGAAAGAGGATGCTGTCTTCTAAACTTAACCCCTAGTTGTTTCTTTGAAAGTTTTGCCCAAAGTAGTTTCTCTGTTTCGGTTTCTCTGTTGCGTAGTTCTTTTGCCTTTTCAAATTGAAAAGAAGTTGCTCCATAATGCATGTTCACCCCTATATCCCCTAAAGGGGACTTGCTTACAGGGGACTTTTTATTATTACTAATTTCAATCTTTTTCATTACCATATTCATCCCATTATCGTAATGCAATCCCCTTTAGCCAACAACCATGCTTGTT contains:
- a CDS encoding endonuclease domain-containing protein, yielding MHYGATSFQFEKAKELRNRETETEKLLWAKLSKKQLGVKFRRQHPLSNFIADFYCHTHKLVIELDGGVHDSEEAKEYDEMRTYLINQFGIEVIRFQNKEIINNLDIVIEDIKTKLNDNQSPLGDLGA